Proteins found in one Acanthopagrus latus isolate v.2019 chromosome 3, fAcaLat1.1, whole genome shotgun sequence genomic segment:
- the atxn1a gene encoding ataxin-1a — protein sequence MKSNQERSNECLPPKKREIPSCTLPSENRTPIMPPASDSQRTENMAWLASVAGGNESGVGGHRSSSQSDGPQYKSIFSTSDPSSSSSSSSSLRLVSSLPTVYTSPLSQSTVGGTVHYTQLPPNLQFIASPYTAPYTGYISPQLLPPPPPPPPLSSSSLAAQRPSHTETVCAPSHASKHDQQRASIERTSMPPPPTDLAPHHVQMSTSPRTVPSPHHQGGTHLPPHSLHHHHALGHGMSQVVVQYSDGHTRKEEVNSRPRELHNGELERGRRFGVSPESNLSKHGGKSRDITSSLSSYEARQLVMPSEYSTHDPSGLRTSVMLMPNSHGDHQMVPPRASPEKLTTSAPTHLEKGGIILGKPVNRTSSCSNTTSSFNFPPPLSVNSLKAAVSTLSPQTVIQTTHNATESLSMGLPSTSIYPQPPIIGYIAGGNGSQHTPISYHTSLQQHLLIPGAQPVIIPVSGGGVTTLEPVTSNITSSTHATTFPTTLPHTYIAATAPKGETLETSTGSYHQATSGAVVQAQLHLPIVPAPPGLVAPSAPSPQSSTVAPPSLPPYFIKGSIIQLADGELKRVEDLKTEDFIQSAEISSELKIDSSTVERIEGSHTSPNFAVVQFSVGEHRAQVSVEVLVEYPFFVFGQGWSSCCPDRTTQLLELPCTKLSVGDVCISLTLKNLRNGSLKKTQPLELATPASVPASGHLKPHRAVSDAPQSCSGGGSRHGERENGIGQRGEGGSGNGSGRGNNVENGDLMFGERVSKGQVVNSAEAGSSKPSGGRKRRWSAPEGRKVEKSEEEPPLTLPKPSFIPHEVKVSIEGRSNIGK from the exons ATGAAGTCCAACCAGGAACGCAGTAATGAATGTCTGCCCCCAAAGAAGAGGGAGATCCCCTCATGCACGTTACCATCAGAAAACCGCACACCCATCATGCCACCGGCCTCTGACAGCCAGCGCACAGAGAACATGGCCTGGCTCGCCAGTGTGGCCGGTGGGAATGAGAGTGGCGTGGGCGGCCATCGTAGCTCCAGTCAGTCTGATGGGCCCCAGTACAAATCCATCTTCTCCACATCAGacccttcatcctcctcctcctcctcctcctcactgaggCTAGTCTCATCTCTTCCCACAGTGTATACGTCCCCCCTGTCACAGTCCACAGTTGGAGGAACTGTCCATTACACCCAACTGCCACCCAACCTGCAGTTTATAGCCTCACCCTACACTGCCCCATACACAGGCTACATCTCCCCTCAACTGcttccaccccctcctccacctccacccctctcctcctcctctttggcCGCACAGAgaccctcacacacagagacagtctGTGCTCCTTCACATGCCTCCAAACATGACCAGCAGAGAGCGTCCATAGAGCGTACCTCCATGCCTCCACCCCCAACAGATCTCGCTCCACACCATGTTCAAATGTCAACCTCCCCACGGACTGTGCCGTCACCTCATCACCAAGGAGGCACTCACCTTCCTCCCCATTCGCTGCACCACCACCACGCTTTGGGACATGGGATGTCCCAGGTTGTGGTGCAGTATTCGGACGGACACACCAGGAAAGAGGAAGTCAACTCCAGACCCAGAGAGCTCCACAATGGAGAGCTGGAAAGGGGCCGGCGGTTTGGGGTGTCCCCGGAGTCCAACCTCTCTAAGCATGGGGGCAAATCACGAGACATCACTTCTTCTTTGTCCTCCTACGAGGCCCGCCAGCTGGTTATGCCATCAGAGTACTCTACTCATGATCCCTCAGGGCTGAGAACCTCTGTCATGCTTATGCCCAACAGTCATGGAGACCACCAGATGGTTCCACCTAGAGCCAGCCCTGAGAAGCTGACAACGTCTGCCCCCACACACCTGGAGAAGGGTGGCATCATCCTGGGCAAGCCTGTCAATCGCACATCCTCCTGCTCCAACACCACCTCCTCTTTCAATTTTCCACCCCCTTTAAGTGTCAACAGCCTgaaagctgctgtcagcacaCTGTCACCCCAGACCGTTATCCAGACCACCCACAACGCTACAGAGTCGCTGTCAATGGGGCTTCCCTCCACCAGTATCTACCCACAGCCGCCTATCATTGGTTACATCGCGGGGGGCAATGGGAGCCAGCATACGCCAATCAGCTACCACACCAGCTTACAGCAACACTTACTCATTCCTGGCGCCCAACCGGTCATTATCCCTGTAAGTGGAGGTGGAGTAACGACATTGGAACCTGTAACCTCCAACATAACTTCATCCACCCATGCAACAACGTTTCCTaccacactcccacacacatacatcgCTGCCACTGCCCCCAAAGGAGAGACTCTGGAAACCTCCACTGGCTCGTATCACCAGGCCACTTCAGGTGCAGTGGTCCAAGCCCAGCTTCATCTGCCCATTGTTCCTGCTCCACCGGGGCTGGTCGCTCCTTCCGCTCCTTCTCCTCAATCCAGCACTGTGGCGCCCCCATCACTCCCCCCATATTTCATCAAGGGCTCCATCATCCAGCTGGCTGATGGGGAGCTGAAACGCGTGGAGGACCTGAAGACAGAGGACTTCATCCAGAGTGCTGAGATCAGCAGCGAGCTGAAGATCGACTCGTCCACAGTGGAGCGCATTGAAGGGAGCCACACCTCACCGAACTTCGCTGtggttcagttttctgttggTGAACATCGTGCACAG GTGAGTGTGGAGGTGTTGGTTGAGTACCCCTTCTTCGTCTTTGGCCAAGGCTGGTCTTCATGCTGCCCTGACCGGACCACCCAGCTCCTGGAGCTGCCTTGCACCAAGCTTTCTGTGGGTGATGTTTGTATTTCACTCACCCTCAAGAACCTGCGGAATGGCTCTCTTAAGAAGACTCAGCCCCTGGAGCTTGCCACCCCTGCGTCTGTCCCAGCCTCCGGCCACCTCAAACCCCACAGAGCTGTCTCTGATGCTCCCCAAAGCTGCAGTGGAGGAGGCTCCAGGCACGGCGAGCGGGAAAACGGCATCGGCCAGCGAGGGGAGGGTGGAAGTGGGAACGGGAGTGGAAGGGGCAACAATGTGGAAAATGGAGATCTCATGTTTGGGGAAAGAGTTTCTAAAGGTCAGGTGGTCAACAGCGCCGAAGCCGGCTCCAGTAAGCCATCTGGGGGTAGAAAGAGGAGATGGTCTGCCCCCGAAGGTCGGAAAGTAGAAAAATCAGAGGAGGAGCCGCCCTTGACCCTGCCCAAACCCTCCTTCATCCCTCATGAGGTGAAAGTCAGTATTGAGGGAAGGTCGAATATTGGCAAGTGA